GTACGACAACGTCAGCCGGGAACCGATCTTCGCGTCGGCCGTCGGGTTCGCGTTGATGGCGGTGCTGCTGTTCGTCATCTTCGACAAGAGCGTCCCGATTACTCCGCGTGGGGACGTGAGCACGCCCGCGGCGTATCGAGTGCAGGGAAACACGCAGCGTTTGGGTGCATATCTCTATCAAGATCAAGTGGTTAACCTCGAGATGGCCGGCCTGCTGCTGACGCTGGCGATGGTGGGCGCGATCGTGATCGCCCGCCGAAAGGTCTGGACGGGGCCGGCCAACGCCGGTCAGGCGCCCGGGGCCGCGCCCAACATCCACGATCGGAAGATTTTCGTCGACGACAACCCGCACTCGATCCCCGTGTACGGGACCGACAACCCGCGGCAAAAGGCGTATCCGGAAACGTAATAGGATTGCCAGATGCCGGTTGCCAAATGCCGAACGAAGACGAAGGGTTTGATGCCTTTCATTCGGCAATCTGCAATCGGCATTCGGCAATAACAAGATGTCCCAACTGGCCCTACAACATTACCTCGCGGTCGGGGCGATCCTGTTTGCGATCGGGATGATCGGGTTCATGACCCGCAGAAACCTGATCGTGATGTTCCTGTGTACGGAACTGATGTTCCAGGGCGTGGCGATCAACCTGATCGCGTTCGGCCACTTTCACGGGAACCTGAGCGGGCAGGCGTTCGTGATCTTCGTCCTGGTCATCGCGGCCGCCGAGGCCAGCCTGGCGCTGGGCCTGGTCGTGCTGCTGTTCCGCCAGCGCAACACGCTCGACGCGAACGCGTGGCGGGAACTTAAAGGTTGATGTAGGGGCGGCACTTGTGTCGCCTGGTGTGCTCAGCGGGACCGAACGAAAACGGGCGACACAAGTGTCGCCCCTACACCATGGAAAACTTCGCCATCCAATACGTCTGGCTGATCCCGCTGCTGCCCCTCATCGGGGCGGCCATCGCGGGATTCTTTGGCGCGCGGCACCTGCGCGGGGCGAGCCACTGGCCCATCTGGTTGACTGTCGGCGGTAGCGCCGTGCTGTCGATCATGCTGCTGGTCGCGCTGCTGGACCCGGCCAACACCGGGCGCGATGGGCTGGTCTACATCACAAAGACCGTCTTCACCTGGATTTCCGCCGGCGACCCGGCGACCGCAATGGTCGGTGGCGCAAGCGATTACCTCAACGTGAAGGTCGGCTACCTGCTCGACCCGCTGTCGGCGGTCATGCTCTGCGTGGTCTGCGGCATCGGGTTCCTCATCACCGTCTTCGCGGCCGGCTACATGAAGGGGGAGAGCGGCTACTGGCGCTTCTTCGCCTACCTCGGGCTGTTCATCTTCATGATGACCAATCTCGTCATGGGCGAGAACCTGCTCATGCTCTACCTGGGCTGGGAAGGCGTCGGCCTCTGCTCGTACCTGCTGATCGGGTACTACTACGAAAAGCCCAGCGCCCGCGATGCCGCGACGAAGGCGTTCATCGTTAACCGCATTGGTGACTTCGGGTTCGCGCTCGGCATTATGCTCTGCTTCGCGGCGTTCGGCACCGTTAGCTATCTGGGTGATGGCGTCGCGACGAACACGGGTTTGCTCGAGATGTTCGTCACGCCGTTCGACCAACTGAACAGCACGCAGCAGATGGCGGTGCAGTGGGTGCCGTTCCTGTTGATGATCGGGGCGTTCGGTAAGTCGGCCCAGTTTCCGCTGTACGTGTGGTTGCCGGATGCGATGGAAGGCCCGACGCCCGTGTCGGCGCTCATCCACGCCGCAACCATGGTGACGGCCGGCGTTTACATGATCGCCCGGTGCGGGACGATGTTCTTCCACAACATGCCCGGCGGCGCGTTCGACGCGCCGTTGTGGACGATCGCGATCGTCGGCGCCTTCACCGCGCTGCTGGCCGCCACGATCGCCATGCGGCAGTTCGATTTGAAGAAGGTCTTTGCTTACAGCACGGTCAGCCAGCTCGGTTACATGTTCGTCGCCGTCGCGGTGCTGGCGCCGGTGGCAGCCGTCTTCCACTTGGTCACCCACGCGTTTTTCAAGGCGTTGCTGTTCCTGGGCAGTGGCGTCGTGATGCACGCGATGGACGGCGAACTGGACATGCGGAAGATGTCCGGCCTCAAGAGCGTGCTGCCCAAGACGCGCTGGCTGATGCTGGCCGGTTGTGCGGCCTTGGCGGGGTTTCCGATCGTCACGAGCGGTTTCTACTCGAAGGACGAGATCGTAGCCGCCGCCTGGCACCACAACGCCATCCTCGCCGGCGTGCTGCTATTAACCTCGTTTTTGACCGCTTATTACACGTTTAGACTCTATTTCCGTGTATTTCACGGCCCCGTGGTCCTGCCGTCGCATCCGGCGGTCGACACCATCCCCAGCGAGGCCGAGGCGGGTGATGCGCCGGGTCACTTGGCCGAAGGACACAGCGGATCGGTCGCGGACAACCAGCATGGTCCGCATGGTGGACAGGCCGGACAACCGCATGGTCATGGTCATCACAACCACGAGCCTTGGCTGATGATCGCGCCGCTGGTCATCCTGGCGATTGGGTCGCTGATCGTCGGGCCGTTGCTCTACTTCGTGAAGTCCAACGAGGCGGGCGTTCCGAAGGAAAATCAGCAGAGCATTCTGTCGAACTTTTTGGGTAAGAGCCCGTCGTTCAACATCGCGTACACCGAGGCGAACCTAGCGTTCCCCAACGCCAGCAACGTCGCGTTCGGCGTCGTTCGGGATCGCGGGGGTTTGTTGGTGGAACGTGACGCCAGCGAGGTTGCCGACGAGAACCAGATGCACCTGTACATGATGATCGGCAGCGGCGTCCTGGCGCTGGCGGGCATCGGCATCGCGTACCTGCTGCACAAGAAGGACCGCCGACAGGCCGACGCGCTGGCCGACAAGTTCCGTGGCATCGCAACGGTGTTGGACCGCAAGTATTGGGTCGACGAGATCTACGACGCTGCCATCGTGCGGCCGCTATGGGCGGTCGGGCAGTGGTACGAGAAGTTTGACCGCTGGGTGATCGACGGGCTCGTCTGGGCCGTCAGCTTCGCCCCCCAGGTCGCTGGCTTCAGCCTGAAGCTCACGCTGCAACGTGGTTACCTACAGGGGTACGCCGCGGGCATGGTGTTCGGCGTTGTGGTGATTTTGGTGGCGATTTTTGTGCTGTGATTTATCCCTCCTCCCCCGGTACACCGGGAGAGGCTAGGTGAGGGTGATTTCAAGTAACGAGCGATTCGGGGCTGCAAAGGCAGGCGCATCCGCAGGTCGAAATCACCCTCACCCTAACCCTCTCCCGGAGTACCGGGAGAGGGGACCGGATCGTGTCCGTTGTGAAATGCGAAGATGTCAGTAGCCATTGTGCGTGCGGCTGCCAAGCGATGGCGCCCGACCACGGACAAGGGGTCACTGACCAACCATCATGCAATACCTCCTCCCCATCCTCCTCATCATCCCGCTGATCGGCGCGATCGGCGGGTCGTTGTTGCCGCACACGTTTACGGGCAAGTGGTGGGGCATCGTCGTCTCGATCGCCACGGCGATCGTCGGTGGCATCATCGCGTTCAACTACGACTGGGCGGCCGGTGGCGTGCAGTTCGCCTACGAGGGGGCGGTGTTCGAGCGGTTGAACTCGGGCATTCGGCTCGGTGTCGACTCCATCAGCATCTGGCTGGTTTTAATGACCTGCGTGCTGCACCCGCTGGCCACCACGGCCAGCTTCCGCAGCATTCGCAAGCGCACGAAGGAACACTACGCCTGGTTCAACCTGATCTTGTTCGCCATGATCGGGGCGTTCATCGCCCGCGACGGGCTGCTGTTCTACGCGTTCTTCGAGTTCTCGCTCGTGCCGCTGTTCTTCATCGTCGGCATCTGGGGCGGGCCCGATCGCAAGCAGGCGGCCGCCAAGCTGTTCATCTACACCTTCGCCGGCGGCGTCTTCACGCTGATGGCGATTTTGTACACCGGCCTGCAGGCTCACAGCTTCGACATGACGGCGATGATCACCCACGCCCAGACCGCCATGACCAGCACCGAGCGCTTCTGGGTGCTGCTGGGCCTGCTGGCGGGCTTTGGCGTGAAGACGCCGATCTTCCCGCTGCACACGTGGCTGCCCCTGGCCCACACCGAAGCGCCCACCGCCGGCAGCGTCGATTTGGCGGCGCTGGTGCTGAAACTCGGCACCTACGGCCTGGTGCGGCTGGCGCTGCCGATCGGCCTCGTCGGGCCCAACGGCACCGTGCTGTTCCCCGTCGTGCTGAACGTGCTGGCGACCCTCTGCGTCATCGGCGTCATCTATGGCGCATTGGTGGCTTGGGCACAAACCGACATCAAGCGCCTCATCGCCTACTCGTCCGTCTCGCACTTAGGCTTCTGCGTGCTGGGCATGCTGGCCTTAAATCAGGTCGGCGTGCAGGCGAGCGTCTTCTACATGGTGAACCACGGCATCAACACTGGCGCCTTGTTCCTCATCATCGGCATGATCTACAACCGCTACCACACGCGCGACGTGCGCGAGCTGAGCGGGCTCGGCAAGGCCATGCCGAAGATGGCGTTCTTCATGGTCCTGTTCATCATGGCCAGCGTCGGCCTGCCGGGCACCAACGGGTTCATCGGCGAATTTCTAACGCTGCTGGGTGCCTTCACCAGTGACCACCTGCACCGCGGTTATGCCATCGTCGCGACGATCGGTGTGGTGCTGGGGGCCGTCTACCTGCTGAAGCTGTCGGGCAGCATCCTGTTCGGCCCGCTGAACTATCCCCCGCTGCCCGAGAACGCGGAAGACGGTCACCGCACCGTTCACCCAAAGTACGTCACCGGCGGCGACATCACCGGCCGCGAGGTGCTGGTACTGACGCCACTGGCGATTTTGTCGATCGGCCTTGGCGTGATGCCGAGCTTTATGCTGCAGTCGATGGTCAACCCGGTGCGGGAGATCCTGGCCGGGCAACCGACGACCACGCAGAACGTGGCGATGGTGGTGGAGAAGTAGTTCGGCGTTCTTTGGACGCCGTGTCATGCGAATGGTTGTCATCCCGAGGGGAGCCGTAGCGACCCGAGGGATCTAGGACCGCAGACGACGTCAGCAGTGAGTCGCGATCCCTCAGGTCGCTACCGCTCCCTTCGGGATGACAGTAAAGCGCCACAGGGCGGAATGAATCCGAGTAAACGATGGATCAGATCATCCAAATGTTCTTCGCGCTGCTGCCCGAGTTCGTGCTCGCGGGGGCGGCGTGCCTGTTGTTCCTGATCGGCACGGCCAACTCGGCGCAGTACCGCCGTGGGGCGGCCATCCTGGCGCTGATCACCGTTTCGCTGGTCTTTCTGCAGCAGTTGATCGGGCACGGTTTCCTTCAACTCTTCAACGACGCCGGCGCCGGCAACGTCATCACCGACCCGTGGAACAGCGTACGGGTGACGGAATTCTCGAGCTTCGTGAAGCTGATCGCCTCGGGCATGGTCATCCTGCTCATCCTGCTCGCCTGGCCGACCAACAGCGAGGCAACCGGCGGCAACGCGTTCGAAGTGGGCCACGAGCTGGCCGAGTTTTACGGGCTGATGCTGCTGTCGCTGTGCGGCGTGTTCATCGTGGCCAGCGCCAACGACATCATCCTGCTGTTCCTGGGCCTGGAACTGGCCAGCATCCCGACCTACATCATGGTCAGCATCAGCCGGCCGATCCCGGTGGCGCAGGAAGCGGGCGTGAAGTACTTCTTCCTGGGCGCGATGAGCGCCGCGGTGATGCTTTTCGGCTTCAGCTACCTGTACGGCACGACGGGGCTGCTGAAGCTCGACGCGATTGCTGAGCAGTTCCAGTTGGCCTACCAGGCGTCGGGCGGCGCGTTGGCCGCCATGGGGTCGCTCACGACGTGGCAGGTGCTGGCGGTGCTGATGCTGCTGGCGGGCTTTGCGTTCAAGATCGCCGCGGTGCCGTTGCACAGCTATGCGGGTGACGTCTACACCGGCGCCGCGACCCCGGTGACGGCGTTCCTGGCGTTCGTGCCCAAGACGAGCGGCTTCATCGCGATCATCAAGCTGCTGTACGTCGTCGGCGGGGCGGATTGGGCGGTACCGGACGTGCTCGTGAAGCTGCTCTGGATCGTCGCGGTGCTGACCATGACGTTCGGCAACGTGCTGGCGCTGCTGGCGAGCAACGTGAAGCGCGTGCTGGCGTACTCGTCGGTCGCGCACAGCGGGTACATGCTGGTCGGCCTGACGGCGCTGGTATCGGCCCGCGGGAACCCCGAAGTGCAAAGCCTGGCGCTGCAGGGCGTGCTGTTCTACCTGGTGGCGTACGGCGTGATGAACATCGGCGCGTTCGGCGTGCTGTCGCTGATCCCCGCCCGCTTCCACTACACGTCGACCGCCGACACCGCCGCCAACCATCCCCCGGCCACCACGGCTGAAACGTACGAAGACTTGGCGGGCCAGGGTCGTCGGCACATCGGTCTGGGTTTGGCGCTGGCGCTCTGCTGCTTCTCGCTGACGGGCCTACCGCTCACGGTCGGTTTCTTCGGCAAGCTGTACCTCGTGCAGCCCGCGCTGGACCTTGGCGGCCCCGCGATGAACTGGCTGGTGGTGATCGTGATGATCAACGCCGCCATTAGCGCCGGTTACTACCTGAAGATCATCGGCACGATGTTCCTGCGTCCCGACCCGCACGGCCCGACCGTGCACGGCCACGCCACCGCGCTGCCGCAGATGCCACTGGACGCCCGCGCAACGCCCGTCATGGTCGCCGTCGCTTTGGCCGCCGTTGGCGTGATGCTCGCCGGTGCCGTACCGCGGGCCCACAATGCCCTCGGCGACCGGGTGAAGCGCGCCATCGCGATCGACCCCGTTCCGCCCGTGCCCGTCGCCGAAGCCGCCGCGGTATCGCTGCAAAGTCCCGCGGGGCGATAGTCTGTCGTCAGAGGCGCCGCAGCGCATGGTGGCGCCTCTGAATCTTCTGTAGGACAGGCATTCCTGCCTGTCTCTCCCCCCGTATGCTCTCTTCTGTGGCACAGATTCCTGCCTATGTCTCTTCCTATTTTCCCCCTTTGGTGGGAGGGACATTCTTGTCTATCTATCTTTGCTGCCTGTGCGCGCCAAGAACGCCAAGGCGCCAAGCACGCCAAGATTGAAGAGACGAGGAATAGGGCTGAAGACAATCCTCTTTTCTCTCTTACCTTGGCGACCTTGGCCTCTTGGCGTCCTTGGCGCGATGCGTCGCGCCGCAGAGGGGCATGAAGGTGAAGAGAGAAGAGACACAGGCAAGAATGCCTGTGCCACAGAAGAGAGGCAGAAAGCAATACGGGGGGAGAGACAGGCAGGAATGCCTGTCCTACAGAAGAGAAGCAACGGCGGCTCGCTTTCTGCCACCGCACCGAACCCGCATGCGCGCCGGACCGTACCACGCTTGCAAATCTTCCCGGTCAGCGTACTTTGGGAAGACGGACCCTCGGTCGCGGCGTTCGACAGGACGGCGCGACGGTGAGGCCGGGCTGAATCACGGGTGAGACAGCTTTCATTAAGAATCGGCCAATGGACTGGCCGATAGTCCGAATACCCGCCAGAACGGTCTTTGGCGGGCAAAGTTCGGGCCGCGAGCGTGGCGCAACGCCATCCGCGAGCCCCCAAGGATGGGATGTAATCAATGGACTCGTTCCTTATTCGCGGCGGGAACCGTCTCAAAGGCAAAATTGAAATCAGCGGTAGCAAGAACTCGGCGTTGCCGATTCTCGCCGCCACGCTGATGGCCGACGGCAAGACCACGCTTAAGGGCGTGCCGCGCCTCAGCGACATCGACTCGATGATCAAGCTCGTCGGCGAGCTGGGCTGCCACATCTACCGTCACGACAGCGACAGCGAAGCCGTCGGCGGTGGGCCGCAGCTCAACGGGCCGCTGGACATCGAGGTCACCGACGAATCGAAGGTTGAGGCCCGCTACGACATCGTGAAAACGATGCGCGCCAGCATCTGCGTCCTTGGGCCGCTGCTGGCCAAGCGCAAGAAGGCAATCGTCTCCATTCCCGGCGGTTGCGCGATCGGTGATCGGCCGGTCGATCTGCACGTGCGCGGGCTTCAGAAGCTGGGCGCCACCTTCCACACCGAGGGGGGCAACATCGTCGGTGAGGTGCGCGGACGCCTGAAGGGTTGCCGCATGTACCTCGGCGGCGCGCAGGGGCCGACCGTGCTGGGCACCATCAACGTGCTGTGCGCCGCAGCGCTGGCCGAGGGCGAGACCGTCCTCGTCGGCGCCGCCTGCGAGCCGGAAGTGTGGGATTGCGCGGAAATGCTCAACAAGATGGGCGCCAAGATCAAGGGTCACGGCACGCCGGAGATCCGCATCGAAGGCGTCGAGAAATTGACCGGCTGCGAGCACCGCATCATCCCCGACCGCATTGAGTGCGGCACCTTCATGATGGCGGCCGCCATCACCAATGGTGAGCTGGAACTGAAGAACTGCAATCTGGATCACCTGATCGCGGTCGTCGATCGGTTGGACGAGATCGGCGTGAAGACCGAGCGTCAGAACGGCACGATCTTCGTGTCGTCGTCCCGCCGGTTGAACCCCGTGGAAATGACGACCCAGCCCTTCCCCGGCTTCCCGACCGACCTTCAGGCGCAGCTGATGGCGCTGCTGTGCCTGGCTGACGGCATGAGCGTCGTCACCGAGCGCATCTTCCCCGACCGCTTTTTGCACGTCGGCGAGCTGAACCGCATGGGTGGCCGCATTCGCAAGGAAGGCCCGACCGCGATCGTGCAGGGCGTCAAAGAACTGGCCGGCGCCCCCGTGATGGCGAGCGACCTCCGCGCCAGCGCCGCTCTGGTGATGGCCGGCCTGGTCGCCAAGGGCGAGACCCGCATCGACCGCGTCTACCACATCGACCGCGGGTATGAAAAGATCGAACAGAAACTGCGGGCGGTGGGGGCGGATATCGAGCGCGTGAGCGATCGATAATCGCTTACCGACGATTGCAAAACGACTTCCGTGAAGCGCCGACCGATGAGGTCGGCGTCTCTCTGTTTAGGTTATGGATGCGCGACAATAGAAAGTTCAGCGACGAGCCCGTGGTAACGCCATTCCAAGTTCCATGTCATCCCGAAGAGAGCGGTGGCAATTTGGGGGAT
The nucleotide sequence above comes from Tepidisphaeraceae bacterium. Encoded proteins:
- a CDS encoding NADH-quinone oxidoreductase subunit M gives rise to the protein MQYLLPILLIIPLIGAIGGSLLPHTFTGKWWGIVVSIATAIVGGIIAFNYDWAAGGVQFAYEGAVFERLNSGIRLGVDSISIWLVLMTCVLHPLATTASFRSIRKRTKEHYAWFNLILFAMIGAFIARDGLLFYAFFEFSLVPLFFIVGIWGGPDRKQAAAKLFIYTFAGGVFTLMAILYTGLQAHSFDMTAMITHAQTAMTSTERFWVLLGLLAGFGVKTPIFPLHTWLPLAHTEAPTAGSVDLAALVLKLGTYGLVRLALPIGLVGPNGTVLFPVVLNVLATLCVIGVIYGALVAWAQTDIKRLIAYSSVSHLGFCVLGMLALNQVGVQASVFYMVNHGINTGALFLIIGMIYNRYHTRDVRELSGLGKAMPKMAFFMVLFIMASVGLPGTNGFIGEFLTLLGAFTSDHLHRGYAIVATIGVVLGAVYLLKLSGSILFGPLNYPPLPENAEDGHRTVHPKYVTGGDITGREVLVLTPLAILSIGLGVMPSFMLQSMVNPVREILAGQPTTTQNVAMVVEK
- a CDS encoding NADH-quinone oxidoreductase subunit N, whose product is MDQIIQMFFALLPEFVLAGAACLLFLIGTANSAQYRRGAAILALITVSLVFLQQLIGHGFLQLFNDAGAGNVITDPWNSVRVTEFSSFVKLIASGMVILLILLAWPTNSEATGGNAFEVGHELAEFYGLMLLSLCGVFIVASANDIILLFLGLELASIPTYIMVSISRPIPVAQEAGVKYFFLGAMSAAVMLFGFSYLYGTTGLLKLDAIAEQFQLAYQASGGALAAMGSLTTWQVLAVLMLLAGFAFKIAAVPLHSYAGDVYTGAATPVTAFLAFVPKTSGFIAIIKLLYVVGGADWAVPDVLVKLLWIVAVLTMTFGNVLALLASNVKRVLAYSSVAHSGYMLVGLTALVSARGNPEVQSLALQGVLFYLVAYGVMNIGAFGVLSLIPARFHYTSTADTAANHPPATTAETYEDLAGQGRRHIGLGLALALCCFSLTGLPLTVGFFGKLYLVQPALDLGGPAMNWLVVIVMINAAISAGYYLKIIGTMFLRPDPHGPTVHGHATALPQMPLDARATPVMVAVALAAVGVMLAGAVPRAHNALGDRVKRAIAIDPVPPVPVAEAAAVSLQSPAGR
- the murA gene encoding UDP-N-acetylglucosamine 1-carboxyvinyltransferase: MDSFLIRGGNRLKGKIEISGSKNSALPILAATLMADGKTTLKGVPRLSDIDSMIKLVGELGCHIYRHDSDSEAVGGGPQLNGPLDIEVTDESKVEARYDIVKTMRASICVLGPLLAKRKKAIVSIPGGCAIGDRPVDLHVRGLQKLGATFHTEGGNIVGEVRGRLKGCRMYLGGAQGPTVLGTINVLCAAALAEGETVLVGAACEPEVWDCAEMLNKMGAKIKGHGTPEIRIEGVEKLTGCEHRIIPDRIECGTFMMAAAITNGELELKNCNLDHLIAVVDRLDEIGVKTERQNGTIFVSSSRRLNPVEMTTQPFPGFPTDLQAQLMALLCLADGMSVVTERIFPDRFLHVGELNRMGGRIRKEGPTAIVQGVKELAGAPVMASDLRASAALVMAGLVAKGETRIDRVYHIDRGYEKIEQKLRAVGADIERVSDR
- the nuoL gene encoding NADH-quinone oxidoreductase subunit L, with translation MENFAIQYVWLIPLLPLIGAAIAGFFGARHLRGASHWPIWLTVGGSAVLSIMLLVALLDPANTGRDGLVYITKTVFTWISAGDPATAMVGGASDYLNVKVGYLLDPLSAVMLCVVCGIGFLITVFAAGYMKGESGYWRFFAYLGLFIFMMTNLVMGENLLMLYLGWEGVGLCSYLLIGYYYEKPSARDAATKAFIVNRIGDFGFALGIMLCFAAFGTVSYLGDGVATNTGLLEMFVTPFDQLNSTQQMAVQWVPFLLMIGAFGKSAQFPLYVWLPDAMEGPTPVSALIHAATMVTAGVYMIARCGTMFFHNMPGGAFDAPLWTIAIVGAFTALLAATIAMRQFDLKKVFAYSTVSQLGYMFVAVAVLAPVAAVFHLVTHAFFKALLFLGSGVVMHAMDGELDMRKMSGLKSVLPKTRWLMLAGCAALAGFPIVTSGFYSKDEIVAAAWHHNAILAGVLLLTSFLTAYYTFRLYFRVFHGPVVLPSHPAVDTIPSEAEAGDAPGHLAEGHSGSVADNQHGPHGGQAGQPHGHGHHNHEPWLMIAPLVILAIGSLIVGPLLYFVKSNEAGVPKENQQSILSNFLGKSPSFNIAYTEANLAFPNASNVAFGVVRDRGGLLVERDASEVADENQMHLYMMIGSGVLALAGIGIAYLLHKKDRRQADALADKFRGIATVLDRKYWVDEIYDAAIVRPLWAVGQWYEKFDRWVIDGLVWAVSFAPQVAGFSLKLTLQRGYLQGYAAGMVFGVVVILVAIFVL
- the nuoK gene encoding NADH-quinone oxidoreductase subunit NuoK, with translation MSQLALQHYLAVGAILFAIGMIGFMTRRNLIVMFLCTELMFQGVAINLIAFGHFHGNLSGQAFVIFVLVIAAAEASLALGLVVLLFRQRNTLDANAWRELKG